One Mixta gaviniae genomic window carries:
- the iolD gene encoding 3D-(3,5/4)-trihydroxycyclohexane-1,2-dione acylhydrolase (decyclizing): MGTIRLTTAQALVKFLDNQYLSVDGAETKFVKGIFAIFGHGNVLGLGQALEQDNGDLVVHQGRNEQGMAHAATGYAKQKLRREIIACTSSVGPGAANMITAAATATANRIPLLLLPGDVFATRQPDPVLQQIEQSHDLSLSTNDAFRAVSKYWDRVSRPEQLMTACINAMRVLTDPAETGAVTLALPQDVQGEAWDFPDYFFQKRVHRLDRRPPTEAQLQDALTLLAGKRKPLIVCGGGVKYSGAGEALRQFAERHQIPFAETQAGKGTLISDHPLNVGGVGETGCLAANLLAKEADLVIGVGTRYTDFTTASKWIFQHPEVSFLNINISNFDAYKLDGVQLVADAREALTALDTRLAAQGFRSEWGTQIAQAQSRLLKETQRVYQAAYSEENFVPEIDDSIDREALFAEFNRLTGSFLTQSSVLGALNEQLPEDAVIVAAAGSLPGDLQRVWRTKAHNGYHVEYGYSCMGYEINAALGVKLAEPQREVYALVGDGSFMMLHSELVTSIQEKTKINVVLFDNMTNGCINNLQLEHGMDSFTTEFRFRDAESGKLDGGFIPVDFAAIAAGYGCKTWRVTTLEELSQALEAARKETVSTLIDVKVLPKTMVHKYFSWWHVGGAQVSRSERIDAVAKMLKEHVDQARKY, translated from the coding sequence ATGGGCACGATCAGATTAACCACCGCGCAGGCGCTGGTGAAATTCCTCGACAATCAGTACCTCTCCGTCGACGGGGCCGAAACCAAATTCGTCAAAGGCATCTTCGCCATTTTCGGCCACGGCAACGTGCTGGGGCTGGGTCAGGCGCTGGAGCAGGATAATGGCGATCTGGTGGTGCATCAGGGCCGCAACGAGCAGGGTATGGCGCACGCCGCCACCGGCTACGCCAAACAGAAGCTGCGTCGTGAAATCATCGCCTGCACCTCGTCGGTCGGGCCGGGCGCCGCCAATATGATCACTGCCGCCGCCACCGCCACGGCGAACCGCATTCCGCTGCTGCTGCTGCCGGGCGATGTCTTCGCCACGCGCCAGCCCGATCCGGTGCTGCAGCAGATTGAACAGAGCCACGACTTAAGCCTCAGCACCAACGACGCGTTTCGCGCCGTCAGCAAATACTGGGATCGCGTCAGCCGCCCGGAGCAGCTGATGACCGCCTGCATCAATGCGATGCGCGTACTGACCGATCCGGCGGAGACCGGCGCGGTGACGCTGGCGCTGCCGCAGGATGTGCAGGGTGAGGCCTGGGATTTCCCCGATTACTTTTTCCAGAAACGCGTTCATCGCCTGGACCGTCGTCCGCCCACCGAGGCGCAGCTGCAGGATGCCCTGACGCTGCTGGCGGGCAAGCGCAAGCCGCTGATCGTCTGCGGTGGCGGCGTAAAATATTCCGGGGCAGGCGAGGCGCTGCGCCAGTTCGCCGAGCGTCATCAGATCCCGTTTGCGGAAACTCAGGCGGGCAAAGGCACGCTGATCTCCGACCATCCACTTAATGTCGGCGGCGTCGGCGAAACCGGCTGTCTGGCGGCCAACCTGCTGGCGAAAGAGGCCGATTTAGTCATTGGTGTCGGCACGCGCTACACCGATTTCACCACTGCGTCGAAATGGATATTCCAGCATCCGGAGGTGAGCTTCCTGAATATCAATATCAGCAACTTCGATGCTTATAAGCTGGACGGCGTGCAGCTGGTGGCGGACGCGCGCGAGGCACTGACCGCGCTGGATACGCGTCTGGCGGCGCAGGGGTTCCGCAGTGAGTGGGGCACGCAGATTGCGCAGGCGCAGAGCCGGTTGCTCAAGGAGACGCAGCGCGTCTATCAGGCGGCCTACAGCGAAGAGAACTTTGTGCCGGAAATCGACGACAGCATCGATCGCGAGGCGCTGTTCGCCGAGTTCAACCGTTTGACCGGCTCTTTTCTGACACAAAGCAGCGTGCTGGGCGCGCTTAACGAGCAGCTGCCGGAAGATGCAGTGATTGTCGCCGCCGCCGGCAGCCTGCCGGGCGACCTGCAGCGTGTCTGGCGCACCAAAGCGCACAACGGCTATCACGTGGAGTATGGCTACTCCTGCATGGGATATGAGATCAACGCCGCGCTCGGCGTCAAGCTGGCTGAGCCGCAGCGCGAAGTCTATGCGCTGGTGGGCGACGGCTCTTTTATGATGCTGCACTCCGAGCTGGTCACCTCGATCCAGGAGAAGACGAAAATCAACGTGGTGCTGTTCGATAACATGACCAATGGCTGCATCAACAACCTGCAGCTAGAACACGGCATGGACAGCTTCACCACTGAGTTCCGTTTCCGCGACGCGGAAAGCGGCAAGCTGGATGGTGGCTTTATTCCGGTCGACTTCGCCGCCATCGCCGCGGGCTACGGCTGCAAAACCTGGCGCGTCACCACGCTCGAAGAGCTGAGCCAGGCGCTGGAAGCGGCGCGCAAAGAGACTGTCTCTACCCTGATTGATGTAAAAGTCTTGCCCAAAACCATGGTGCATAAATATTTCAGCTGGTGGCACGTCGGCGGTGCGCAGGTCTCACGTTCTGAGCGCATCGACGCCGTCGCCAAAATGCTAAAAGAGCATGTCGATCAGGCAAGAAAATACTGA
- a CDS encoding Gfo/Idh/MocA family protein translates to MTLKLGVIGTGAIGQEHIRRCTKVLQGATVTAVSDINLEGARAALTRLGLQAEVYANGHDVVNSPDVEALLVTSWDPTHEEFALAAIAAGKPVFCEKPLAMTAEGCRRVVDAEMKFGKRLVQVGFMRPYDVGYRALKKVITEGQIGEPLMLHCAHRNPAVPESYTTDMAITSTLIHELDVLRWLTDDDYKTVQVVFPRVTSKSHARLKDPQIVLFETQKGIRIDVEIFVNCAYGYDIQCEVVGEEGIARLPEPSAVQMRRGAQLSTAILTDWKDRFIDAYDVELQAFINDVSSGTLTGPSAWDGYAASVAADACLKAQNSGAIEQVELPPRPAFYDKA, encoded by the coding sequence ATGACTCTGAAACTTGGCGTTATCGGCACCGGCGCAATTGGCCAGGAACATATCCGTCGCTGCACAAAAGTATTGCAGGGCGCCACCGTGACGGCGGTATCCGACATTAACCTTGAAGGTGCCAGAGCGGCACTGACGCGGCTGGGTCTGCAGGCGGAAGTTTATGCCAACGGTCACGACGTAGTGAACTCGCCCGACGTCGAGGCGCTGCTGGTTACGTCCTGGGATCCGACGCACGAAGAGTTCGCCCTGGCCGCCATCGCCGCCGGCAAGCCGGTGTTCTGCGAGAAGCCGCTGGCGATGACTGCCGAAGGCTGCCGCCGCGTGGTGGACGCCGAGATGAAGTTCGGCAAGCGCCTGGTGCAGGTCGGCTTTATGCGTCCTTACGATGTGGGCTACCGCGCGTTGAAAAAGGTGATTACCGAAGGGCAGATCGGCGAGCCGCTGATGCTGCACTGCGCGCACCGCAATCCCGCCGTGCCGGAGAGTTACACCACCGATATGGCGATCACCAGCACCCTGATCCATGAGCTGGACGTGCTGCGCTGGCTGACCGATGACGACTATAAAACCGTGCAGGTGGTCTTCCCGCGCGTCACCTCCAAAAGCCACGCCCGCCTGAAAGATCCGCAGATCGTGCTGTTTGAGACGCAGAAAGGCATCCGTATCGACGTGGAGATCTTCGTTAACTGCGCCTACGGCTATGACATTCAGTGCGAAGTGGTCGGCGAAGAGGGCATCGCCCGTCTGCCGGAGCCGTCCGCAGTGCAGATGCGCAGAGGCGCGCAGCTTTCCACCGCCATCCTCACCGACTGGAAAGACCGTTTTATCGACGCCTATGACGTTGAACTGCAGGCCTTTATCAACGATGTCAGCAGCGGCACGCTGACCGGCCCGTCTGCCTGGGATGGCTATGCCGCCTCGGTCGCCGCCGATGCCTGCCTCAAGGCACAAAACAGCGGCGCTATTGAACAGGTCGAGCTGCCGCCGCGTCCGGCTTTTTACGATAAAGCTTAA
- a CDS encoding sugar phosphate isomerase/epimerase family protein, with amino-acid sequence MKIAFDVDVIRDLGITKMVHQVADWGYKYIEQSPHPQINPFYKHPKASREIMTEYKNALKATGVEISSFIVVYRWSGPDELRRQAAVKNWKRMIEIAVEMGVQVINTELSGNPNEPEICEEMFYRSMEELLPIVEREGIRIEIQSHPWDFCEQNNETADIVKSFRSENVKYVYSVPHTFFYDKGKGDVKSMLEYVGDDLSHVLVADTMNHTKHCRYIVNPPGVDAAVHQHVGVGEGEVDFTTLFNTLREMDFANRSYKVGGESIIASALFGYPEKMKYQAVETRELIERELLSK; translated from the coding sequence ATGAAGATCGCTTTCGATGTGGATGTCATCCGAGACTTAGGCATCACAAAGATGGTTCATCAGGTAGCTGACTGGGGCTACAAATACATTGAACAGTCGCCGCATCCGCAGATTAACCCCTTCTATAAGCACCCGAAAGCCAGCCGGGAGATCATGACGGAGTATAAGAACGCGCTGAAAGCGACCGGCGTCGAGATCTCCTCGTTTATCGTGGTGTATCGCTGGTCTGGCCCGGACGAGCTGCGCCGCCAGGCAGCAGTGAAAAACTGGAAACGCATGATTGAGATTGCCGTCGAGATGGGCGTACAGGTGATCAATACCGAACTCTCCGGCAACCCCAACGAACCGGAGATTTGCGAAGAGATGTTCTACCGCTCCATGGAGGAGCTGCTGCCGATCGTGGAGCGCGAAGGCATCCGCATCGAAATTCAGTCGCACCCCTGGGATTTCTGCGAGCAGAACAACGAAACCGCCGATATCGTAAAGTCGTTCCGCAGCGAAAACGTGAAGTACGTTTACAGCGTGCCGCACACCTTCTTCTATGACAAAGGTAAAGGCGACGTAAAAAGCATGCTTGAGTATGTGGGCGACGATCTGTCGCACGTGCTGGTCGCCGATACCATGAATCACACCAAACACTGTCGCTATATCGTCAACCCGCCAGGCGTGGACGCCGCGGTGCATCAGCATGTCGGCGTCGGCGAAGGCGAAGTTGATTTCACCACCCTGTTCAACACCCTGCGTGAGATGGATTTTGCCAACCGCAGCTATAAGGTGGGCGGCGAATCGATTATTGCCTCGGCGCTGTTCGGCTATCCGGAAAAGATGAAGTATCAGGCGGTGGAAACGCGCGAGCTGATCGAGCGCGAGCTGCTGAGCAAATAA
- the iolE gene encoding myo-inosose-2 dehydratase yields MNKENVKLAIAPIGWTNDDMPELGKENTFQQTVSEMALAGFSGSEVGSKYPRDPAVLKPMLAMRGIEICNAWFSTFFANGEKAKTIDEFVNHMNFLHAMGARVIGCSEQSKSIQGTSLAVFDQKPVFTEEEWRLTAEGYNELATIAAEKGMQVCLHHHMGTGIQTPAEIDRFMALTNDDVYLLYDTGHIYYSENSEQAMLAVLEKHLSRINHVHLKDVRDEVVSMVRNQKLSFLEGVKRGTFTVPGDGVIDFRPVFNILDKAGYRGWMVVEAEQDPALANPFEYAVKARRYIRETAGI; encoded by the coding sequence ATGAATAAAGAGAATGTGAAGCTGGCGATCGCGCCGATTGGCTGGACCAACGACGATATGCCGGAGCTGGGGAAAGAGAACACCTTTCAGCAGACCGTGAGTGAAATGGCGCTGGCGGGCTTCAGCGGCAGCGAAGTCGGCAGCAAATATCCCCGCGATCCGGCGGTGCTGAAGCCGATGCTGGCGATGCGCGGTATAGAGATCTGCAACGCCTGGTTCAGCACCTTTTTCGCCAACGGCGAAAAGGCAAAAACCATCGATGAGTTCGTTAACCACATGAACTTCTTACATGCGATGGGCGCGCGGGTGATTGGCTGCTCTGAGCAGAGCAAAAGCATTCAGGGCACGTCGCTGGCGGTATTCGATCAGAAACCGGTGTTTACCGAAGAGGAGTGGCGGTTAACCGCTGAAGGCTATAATGAGCTGGCGACAATCGCAGCGGAAAAAGGAATGCAGGTCTGTTTGCATCATCATATGGGCACCGGCATTCAGACGCCCGCCGAAATCGACCGCTTTATGGCGCTGACCAACGACGATGTCTATCTGCTCTACGATACCGGCCATATCTACTACTCCGAAAACAGCGAACAGGCGATGCTGGCGGTGCTGGAGAAACATCTGTCGCGCATCAACCATGTCCATCTGAAGGATGTGCGCGACGAGGTGGTCAGCATGGTGCGCAATCAGAAGCTCTCTTTCCTGGAGGGGGTAAAGCGCGGCACCTTCACTGTACCGGGCGACGGCGTGATCGATTTCAGGCCAGTATTTAACATTCTCGATAAGGCAGGCTACCGCGGCTGGATGGTTGTAGAGGCGGAGCAAGATCCGGCGCTGGCTAACCCGTTTGAATATGCGGTAAAGGCGCGCCGCTATATCCGCGAGACCGCAGGCATTTAA